A single Dasypus novemcinctus isolate mDasNov1 chromosome 4, mDasNov1.1.hap2, whole genome shotgun sequence DNA region contains:
- the LOC101420420 gene encoding small ribosomal subunit protein eS12-like: MKRYGLFPAAVELPTGGGSGDFKIQLHPQPTALAEEGIVAGGVIGVNTALQEVLKTALIHDCLARGIRGAAKTLDKRQAHLCVLDSNCDEPMHIKLVEALCAEHQINLIKIDDNKKLGQWVGLCKIDRGQTR, translated from the coding sequence cTCTTTCCTGCCGCCGTGGAGCTACCCACAGGCGGAGGCTCGGGGGATTTCAAGATTCAGCTCCACCCGCAACCCACCGCCCTGGCCGAGGAAGGCATTGTTGCTGGAGGTGTAATAGGTGTCAACACTGCATTGCAAGAGGTGCTAAAAACTGCCCTCATCCACGATTGCCTAGCACGTGGGATCCGTGGAGCTGCCAAAACCTTAGACAAGCGCCAAGCCCATCTTTGTGTGCTTGACTCCAACTGTGATGAACCCATGCATATCAAGCTGGTGGAGGCCCTTTGTGCTGAGCACCAAATCAACCTAATTAAGATCGATGATAACAAGAAACTAGGCCAATGGGTAGGCCTCTGTAAAATCGACAGAGGGCAAACCCGGTAA